The proteins below are encoded in one region of Candidatus Poribacteria bacterium:
- the tenA gene encoding thiaminase II has protein sequence MAQNGRFTDELRLTAAPIWEADLRHPFVRGIADGSLPTEKFKFYLIQDYLFLLDYSRVFAHGVIKAHDEATMAMFAELLNSTLNTEMDLHRGYCAKFGISATEMEAAPMTPTTHAYTRHLLDVAQVGTLADIVAGVLPCQWGYAEIGTTLAAQGGSPEPLYQEWIDMYASPEFLSLGESLRGLLNNLTAEHSASQKERIKNYFLLSSRYEYLFWEMAYTQETWKI, from the coding sequence ATGGCACAAAATGGGCGATTTACTGATGAACTCAGGCTCACTGCTGCACCGATTTGGGAGGCGGATCTTCGGCATCCCTTCGTTAGAGGTATTGCCGATGGGAGTCTTCCAACAGAGAAATTCAAGTTCTACCTAATTCAGGATTACCTGTTCCTATTGGACTATAGCCGTGTATTTGCACACGGTGTTATCAAGGCGCACGATGAAGCGACGATGGCGATGTTTGCAGAACTGCTCAATTCAACACTGAACACCGAGATGGATTTGCATCGCGGGTATTGTGCGAAATTCGGTATCTCTGCCACTGAGATGGAAGCCGCGCCGATGACACCTACGACACATGCTTATACCCGACATCTACTTGATGTCGCGCAGGTCGGGACTTTAGCGGATATCGTTGCCGGTGTTTTACCGTGTCAGTGGGGTTACGCTGAAATCGGCACAACGCTTGCTGCACAAGGCGGTTCGCCGGAACCCCTCTATCAGGAGTGGATTGACATGTACGCCTCTCCCGAATTCCTATCGCTGGGTGAATCGTTGCGAGGACTTCTCAACAATCTCACAGCCGAGCATAGTGCCTCTCAAAAAGAACGGATTAAAAACTACTTCTTGCTGAGCAGTCGTTATGAGTATCTCTTTTGGGAGATGGCTTACACGCAGGAGACGTGGAAAATTTAG